Proteins encoded by one window of Methanobacterium sp. CWC-01:
- the msrB gene encoding peptide-methionine (R)-S-oxide reductase MsrB, with the protein MNLISNEKVPIFFVESGKVEMVEKVYKGDEDWLEILTPEQFQVARKKGTEMAFTGRYHDCHEDGVYRCVCCDTDLFDSKTKFDSGTGWPSFWEPVAMENMVHVEDRSLFMVRTEVLCARCDAHLGHVFDDGPPPTGKRYCMNSASLKLVKRP; encoded by the coding sequence ATGAACCTAATTTCAAATGAAAAAGTCCCCATCTTCTTTGTAGAATCTGGGAAAGTAGAGATGGTAGAGAAGGTTTATAAAGGAGATGAAGATTGGTTGGAAATTTTAACTCCGGAACAGTTCCAAGTAGCCCGTAAAAAGGGTACAGAAATGGCTTTCACCGGCAGATATCATGACTGTCATGAAGACGGAGTATACCGTTGTGTCTGCTGCGATACCGACCTATTTGACTCTAAAACCAAGTTTGACTCAGGTACCGGGTGGCCCAGTTTTTGGGAGCCCGTAGCCATGGAAAACATGGTGCATGTGGAAGACCGCAGCCTGTTCATGGTTCGTACCGAGGTCCTGTGCGCCCGATGTGACGCTCACCTGGGACATGTATTCGATGATGGACCACCACCCACTGGTAAACGCTACTGTATGAATTCAGCTTCTCTTAAACTGGTGAAACGGCCATAA
- a CDS encoding Nre family DNA repair protein, translating into MMGKKSYLKKLTSKFQIPSVNVGKELDGTTPPSVFIGSWNYPKVYAGPMITPMEGDTTIMDTPESWIANQKTQEDIIGYRLNLVRGKQLVGVKDLENGLVEKLQEISLSSNSIDSEAEFGGKPRGVSFSDQHPPHGPSALIEKFDIESVRWDRELEKVYYDTDLLAREAVMNLHQDDIPFSQIQKAFSVGTMGIEKRRRLVPTRWSITACDSTIGDQLLKEVKYHETVDKCRVHEFASLNNYYAVILLPTPWQYEWMEAFLHVLGREQIIFSDYEYYNGKKEYSRVGGCYYTCKMAVLEALAREKRQAGVIVLREAYSGYVPLGVFNVRENIRNAMEQPFLEFEDIKSSLNYVDTKLKLSVEKFIEQSDLLQDILRSRQTTLDSFF; encoded by the coding sequence ATGATGGGTAAAAAGTCCTATCTAAAGAAACTCACATCCAAGTTCCAGATTCCCTCGGTGAATGTGGGCAAGGAACTGGACGGCACCACCCCTCCCTCAGTTTTTATTGGTAGTTGGAACTATCCTAAGGTGTATGCTGGCCCCATGATCACCCCTATGGAAGGAGACACCACCATCATGGACACCCCAGAATCGTGGATTGCCAATCAAAAAACTCAGGAAGATATAATCGGATACCGGTTGAATCTGGTTCGTGGAAAACAGTTAGTGGGAGTTAAAGACCTGGAGAATGGGCTGGTTGAAAAACTACAAGAAATTTCTTTATCCTCGAATTCCATTGATAGTGAAGCAGAATTTGGTGGGAAACCTCGAGGTGTTTCTTTTAGTGACCAGCACCCACCCCATGGACCCAGCGCCCTGATTGAGAAATTTGATATCGAGAGTGTCAGGTGGGACCGGGAACTGGAGAAGGTCTACTATGACACTGACTTACTGGCTAGAGAAGCCGTTATGAATCTCCACCAGGATGATATTCCTTTTTCCCAGATCCAGAAGGCCTTTTCAGTGGGAACCATGGGCATTGAGAAACGTCGCCGGTTGGTACCGACCAGATGGTCCATTACTGCCTGTGATAGTACCATAGGGGACCAGCTCTTAAAAGAAGTTAAATATCACGAAACTGTGGATAAATGCAGAGTACACGAATTTGCCAGCCTTAACAACTACTATGCCGTGATCCTTCTACCCACTCCCTGGCAGTATGAATGGATGGAAGCCTTCTTACATGTCCTAGGAAGAGAACAGATTATATTCTCTGATTACGAATATTATAATGGTAAGAAAGAGTATTCAAGAGTGGGAGGATGTTACTACACCTGTAAAATGGCGGTGCTAGAAGCCCTGGCACGTGAAAAAAGACAGGCGGGTGTAATTGTGCTAAGGGAGGCTTACTCCGGATATGTGCCCCTTGGAGTTTTTAATGTTAGGGAAAATATAAGAAATGCCATGGAGCAACCTTTTCTAGAATTTGAGGATATTAAAAGTTCCCTGAACTATGTGGATACCAAGCTTAAACTTTCTGTGGAAAAATTCATAGAGCAAAGTGACTTGCTTCAGGATATATTAAGATCCAGGCAGACCACACTGGATTCTTTCTTTTAA
- a CDS encoding DegT/DnrJ/EryC1/StrS family aminotransferase, whose product MINQHKLTLRAKRPSLESAQAMCRVARDLCSIHHNPREELKSVEDSIRKLTGHQQVKIVNSGNAAILSVMSTLNGAILIPDQGAWSGFAEMASLMHLETRKLDTNQGVIDPEILIEFLDHYLVEALFLTSFAAYTAEQPLKEIYQICEKNDILLVEDASGALGDPTKNLAHKKQAHVIVASTGSPKMVNAGSGGFFSTNREEVVGDSKRITRALRATPLTGAAIMVEVQNASESFSKTVAACKFLKKEFETSFHHDKRGVNVCLPSSNPRKFAHQLRNHIEVIGGGMITICPRYERLTEQAICLEIKNLDLRCLSRENLGELVEVVKELDLNVLDK is encoded by the coding sequence TTGATTAACCAGCATAAACTCACTTTAAGGGCCAAAAGGCCATCCCTAGAATCGGCACAGGCCATGTGCCGGGTGGCCAGGGATCTGTGCAGTATCCATCACAACCCCCGTGAAGAATTGAAGTCTGTTGAAGATAGTATCCGGAAATTAACGGGACACCAACAGGTAAAAATAGTCAATAGTGGTAACGCCGCCATATTATCAGTCATGAGCACCCTTAATGGGGCCATCCTCATCCCTGATCAGGGTGCTTGGTCTGGTTTTGCGGAAATGGCCAGTTTAATGCACTTGGAAACCAGGAAATTAGATACCAATCAGGGAGTTATCGATCCTGAGATTCTCATTGAATTTTTAGATCATTACCTTGTGGAAGCGTTATTTTTGACAAGTTTTGCCGCCTATACGGCGGAACAGCCCCTGAAAGAGATCTACCAGATCTGTGAAAAGAACGATATTTTACTGGTAGAAGATGCATCCGGAGCCCTGGGAGATCCTACCAAGAATTTAGCCCATAAAAAACAGGCCCACGTTATTGTGGCATCCACGGGAAGCCCAAAGATGGTTAACGCAGGTAGTGGGGGTTTTTTTTCTACCAACCGCGAGGAGGTGGTTGGTGATTCTAAACGAATAACCCGGGCTTTACGGGCCACTCCCTTAACCGGTGCCGCTATCATGGTGGAAGTGCAGAATGCCAGTGAATCATTTTCAAAAACTGTAGCCGCCTGTAAATTTTTGAAAAAAGAGTTTGAAACCTCGTTTCACCATGATAAACGGGGAGTGAATGTTTGTTTGCCCAGTTCAAATCCCAGAAAATTTGCTCACCAGTTACGGAACCACATCGAAGTGATTGGTGGAGGAATGATTACCATCTGCCCCCGCTATGAAAGATTAACTGAACAGGCAATTTGTTTGGAAATAAAAAATCTTGATCTAAGGTGTCTGAGCAGGGAGAACCTGGGAGAATTAGTGGAAGTGGTTAAAGAACTGGATTTGAATGTTTTGGATAAATAA
- the cgi121 gene encoding KEOPS complex subunit Cgi121: MEYTIQITGFNAHIKNLPEVLAHVRDIAGRGTIQLLQAQGVAGEEHLLHATHQALLAFQRNENLSQDLGLEICLRASAQRQISRAIKLLGITEGKQAVCAVMVGCPGDALPKLESLLGPQDITVLKADPERLKQIYKISDQELYAHRNVERVLIERTALLNLEK; the protein is encoded by the coding sequence ATGGAATATACTATTCAGATTACAGGGTTTAATGCCCATATAAAGAACTTGCCCGAGGTTTTAGCCCACGTCAGAGATATTGCTGGGAGGGGAACCATTCAACTGTTACAGGCCCAGGGGGTTGCTGGGGAAGAACACCTTTTACATGCCACCCACCAGGCCCTCTTGGCATTCCAGCGGAATGAGAATTTATCCCAGGACCTGGGCCTGGAGATCTGTCTGAGAGCCTCAGCACAAAGACAGATATCAAGGGCCATCAAATTGTTAGGCATAACTGAGGGAAAACAAGCCGTCTGTGCCGTGATGGTGGGCTGCCCGGGGGATGCACTTCCCAAACTGGAGAGTTTACTGGGTCCCCAGGACATCACGGTCCTTAAAGCCGACCCTGAAAGGTTGAAACAGATTTATAAAATCTCTGATCAGGAACTATACGCCCATCGAAATGTGGAGAGGGTGCTAATAGAAAGAACTGCTCTTTTAAACCTTGAAAAGTAA
- a CDS encoding 2-isopropylmalate synthase, whose translation MKVKIFDTTLRDGEQTPGVSLTADEKLRIALKLEEMGVDVIEAGSAITSPGERDGIKKVVDEGLSAEICSFTRAVQVDIDAALDCGVDSIHLVVPTSDLHLEHKLRKTREEVKVMAIESTQYAVDHGLLVELSAEDSTRSDMEFLKGIFQEGIQAGAKRICACDTVGMLTPEKSYDFYQQLSQLKVPLSVHCHNDFGLAVANSLSGLRAGATQAHVTVNGIGERAGNASLEEVVVALHTLYQVPTNVDISMLYDVSRMVARITGVFLQPNKAIVGENAFAHESGIHADGVMKKAATYEPITPELVGHKRRFVMGKHVGSHIIKQKIEEMGLRVDEDRFNQIFQRIKSLGDMGKCVTDVDLQAIAEDVMGIMAEKPVELEELTIVSGNKVIPTASVKLKIDDMETLEAGVGVGPVDAALVAIKKSIADVIDIELEEYHVDAITGGTDALIDVVVRLRHNQQVVTARSTQPDIINASVEAYLSGINKILSDKRIEKRDLE comes from the coding sequence TTGAAAGTTAAAATATTCGACACCACCCTTCGCGACGGTGAACAAACTCCTGGAGTTTCCCTTACAGCTGATGAAAAGCTCAGAATAGCTCTTAAACTGGAAGAGATGGGGGTGGATGTCATTGAAGCAGGGTCCGCCATAACCTCTCCTGGAGAAAGGGATGGAATAAAAAAGGTGGTGGATGAGGGATTATCCGCCGAGATATGCAGTTTCACCCGGGCAGTTCAAGTTGATATCGATGCTGCTCTGGATTGTGGGGTGGACAGCATTCACCTGGTGGTGCCCACTTCTGATCTGCACTTGGAACATAAACTTCGCAAGACCCGGGAAGAAGTAAAGGTTATGGCCATAGAGTCCACCCAGTACGCAGTTGATCATGGACTTCTGGTTGAATTGTCTGCTGAAGACTCCACCCGAAGTGATATGGAATTCCTTAAGGGGATATTCCAGGAAGGTATCCAGGCCGGCGCTAAACGTATCTGTGCTTGTGACACGGTGGGAATGCTCACCCCCGAGAAATCTTATGACTTTTACCAGCAACTAAGCCAACTGAAGGTGCCACTCTCAGTGCACTGTCACAATGACTTCGGCCTGGCCGTAGCCAACAGTCTCTCTGGTTTAAGGGCCGGAGCCACCCAGGCCCACGTCACCGTCAATGGTATTGGTGAAAGGGCCGGAAACGCATCTTTAGAAGAGGTCGTGGTGGCGCTACACACCCTCTACCAGGTTCCTACCAATGTGGATATCAGCATGCTCTACGATGTATCCCGTATGGTGGCCCGTATCACGGGGGTTTTCCTACAGCCCAACAAGGCCATTGTCGGGGAGAACGCGTTTGCCCATGAATCTGGGATTCACGCCGACGGAGTTATGAAGAAAGCCGCAACTTATGAACCAATAACGCCAGAATTAGTTGGTCATAAACGCCGTTTTGTTATGGGCAAACACGTAGGGTCTCATATAATTAAACAGAAGATAGAAGAAATGGGATTGAGGGTGGATGAGGATCGTTTTAACCAGATTTTCCAGAGGATAAAATCCCTGGGAGACATGGGTAAATGTGTTACCGATGTGGATCTGCAGGCCATAGCTGAGGATGTGATGGGGATAATGGCAGAGAAACCTGTGGAACTGGAAGAACTGACCATAGTATCTGGTAACAAGGTAATACCCACTGCTTCGGTTAAACTTAAGATAGATGACATGGAGACCCTGGAGGCTGGTGTGGGGGTGGGTCCAGTGGACGCTGCCCTGGTGGCCATTAAAAAGAGCATCGCCGATGTTATTGACATTGAACTCGAAGAATACCACGTGGATGCCATAACTGGGGGGACCGACGCCCTTATAGACGTGGTGGTCCGGCTGCGCCATAACCAGCAGGTGGTAACCGCCAGGAGCACTCAACCCGACATTATAAATGCCAGTGTGGAGGCCTATCTTTCTGGCATAAACAAGATCCTCAGTGATAAACGCATTGAGAAAAGGGATTTAGAATAA
- a CDS encoding TIGR01177 family methyltransferase — MEIAVIPSLEHPTLPQAELESVLAAENIKYRFKKVKCGLMVIEMPDKLFPKLPNLVRRLSFTHEVFRVLLHTVNGELEERASSYPWEDIVQDNYAVRVKKVDSGSDLNSLDLEKKLGGIIKRRTGAGVNLESPHTFIRTVLNHDEVLVGDRVSSISKKHFFELKPHKRPFFYPGSMHPKLARCMVNLTRVKRGESLLDPFCGTGGILIEAGIIGARVIGSDLDYKMVEGTKENLIHCGITDFQIFRADARSLPLSEPVDAVATDPPYGISASTGGEKSQDLYQQSMVSIAQIIKEDGRVCIATPHYLDIQEVLEGTNFEVIEQHHIRMHKSLTRVISVLKLA, encoded by the coding sequence ATGGAAATAGCTGTTATCCCCTCCCTGGAACATCCCACCCTGCCCCAGGCCGAACTAGAGTCAGTTCTTGCTGCAGAAAACATTAAATACAGATTTAAAAAGGTTAAATGCGGTTTGATGGTTATAGAGATGCCAGATAAACTGTTCCCAAAACTTCCTAATCTGGTAAGGAGGCTTTCATTCACCCATGAAGTTTTTCGGGTGTTGCTGCACACAGTGAATGGTGAATTAGAGGAAAGGGCTTCCTCTTACCCCTGGGAGGATATAGTCCAAGATAATTATGCGGTCAGGGTAAAAAAAGTTGATTCTGGATCAGATTTGAACTCTTTAGATCTGGAAAAAAAACTGGGGGGAATTATTAAGAGGCGTACTGGGGCCGGAGTCAACCTGGAGAGCCCCCATACATTCATCAGAACGGTGTTGAATCATGATGAAGTCTTGGTGGGGGATCGTGTTTCCAGCATATCTAAAAAACACTTCTTTGAACTTAAACCCCATAAAAGACCGTTTTTTTATCCTGGATCCATGCATCCCAAGCTGGCCCGGTGTATGGTGAACTTGACCCGTGTTAAAAGGGGAGAGAGTTTACTGGATCCCTTCTGCGGCACAGGAGGAATCCTAATTGAAGCCGGGATCATCGGAGCCCGGGTGATAGGTAGTGATCTGGATTATAAAATGGTGGAGGGCACTAAAGAGAACCTGATCCACTGTGGGATAACAGATTTCCAGATATTCCGGGCCGATGCCCGTAGCTTACCCCTATCTGAACCAGTTGATGCCGTGGCAACCGATCCCCCCTATGGTATTTCTGCTTCCACCGGAGGTGAGAAGAGCCAGGACCTTTACCAGCAGTCCATGGTGTCCATTGCACAGATCATAAAAGAAGATGGCCGGGTTTGTATAGCCACTCCCCATTACCTGGATATCCAGGAGGTGCTGGAGGGCACAAACTTTGAAGTAATAGAACAGCACCATATAAGAATGCACAAGAGTTTGACTCGGGTAATATCCGTACTTAAACTGGCTTAA
- a CDS encoding NAD(P)/FAD-dependent oxidoreductase has product MKDYDVAVVGSGPVGSTLARYMADEGYKVVILEKKRNVGVPLQCAGLLGKRIKKINILPQEFIMNEVYGAYLHSPSEIVLKVSKKHPEAYVIDRVAYDKYLSDRAVDSGAQLLLKHRVDNVDIHNGDVLVRNGEKISAQVVVGADGYNSRVSKLFNPASENYEAVQFLMSVKDEVDTDYVHLNAESKITPGFSWIIPISESLLRVGLFSTLSYKEASTHLEAYIKKNPQLKNSAFIKKYHGCIPIYNPKKQIVKNRTLLLGDAASQVKPTTGGGLTLGFLCAKLASEVMIKALEEENMEILQEYQVLYGKKFGRELKTQRMVHKTFKSLSDADLDFMFSKLKEEGAEEIISEYGDMDTQSPLVMEMLRRGIIFSILPQMLSRRISSLWK; this is encoded by the coding sequence ATGAAGGACTATGATGTAGCTGTGGTGGGTTCTGGACCGGTAGGTTCAACATTAGCCCGTTATATGGCAGATGAAGGATACAAGGTTGTCATTTTGGAGAAAAAAAGGAATGTGGGAGTTCCACTCCAGTGTGCTGGCCTTCTGGGTAAAAGAATTAAAAAAATAAACATTTTGCCTCAGGAATTCATCATGAATGAAGTATATGGTGCTTATCTGCATTCACCTTCTGAAATTGTCCTTAAAGTTTCCAAAAAACATCCCGAAGCATACGTCATCGACCGAGTAGCCTATGATAAGTACTTATCAGACCGAGCAGTTGATTCTGGAGCCCAACTGTTACTTAAACACCGTGTAGATAATGTGGATATTCACAACGGTGATGTTTTGGTAAGGAATGGTGAAAAAATATCAGCCCAAGTGGTGGTGGGGGCTGATGGCTACAACTCCCGGGTTTCGAAACTGTTCAATCCTGCATCAGAGAATTATGAAGCTGTCCAGTTTCTGATGAGTGTTAAAGATGAAGTTGACACTGATTATGTACATTTGAATGCTGAATCCAAAATAACTCCAGGATTTTCGTGGATTATTCCCATTTCTGAGAGTTTGCTACGGGTGGGCCTGTTTTCTACATTGTCTTATAAGGAGGCCAGCACCCATCTGGAAGCTTACATCAAGAAAAATCCTCAACTAAAAAATTCCGCGTTTATAAAAAAATATCATGGTTGTATTCCAATTTACAATCCAAAAAAGCAGATCGTAAAAAACAGGACACTCCTTTTAGGTGACGCTGCCTCCCAGGTAAAGCCGACCACTGGGGGTGGCCTGACCCTGGGTTTCCTTTGTGCTAAACTGGCCTCAGAGGTAATGATTAAAGCACTGGAAGAAGAAAATATGGAAATTCTGCAGGAATATCAGGTTTTATATGGTAAGAAGTTTGGAAGAGAACTTAAAACTCAGAGAATGGTTCATAAAACATTTAAATCCCTCAGTGATGCTGATCTGGATTTCATGTTCTCCAAACTTAAAGAAGAGGGTGCTGAAGAAATAATATCTGAATACGGAGACATGGACACCCAATCTCCCCTGGTAATGGAGATGCTAAGAAGGGGAATCATATTCTCCATCCTGCCCCAGATGTTATCCAGGAGGATATCTTCTTTATGGAAATAG
- a CDS encoding PH domain-containing protein produces the protein MNNFRNSLDAFIQLPLVEWTTYALFLVILILILGVGYDFLRWRQKKYTLTNHRIIVQSGIIKRRKSFIHYDKIQDIVVSQSLVDRLFSAGDMEVFGGHEGTTLILEDIPNPIEVENVINRLMEGEEFDFTRPEKPKEPRSIIEEYDKKFKR, from the coding sequence ATGAATAACTTTAGAAATAGCCTGGATGCCTTTATTCAACTCCCACTGGTGGAATGGACAACTTATGCCCTGTTCCTTGTTATTCTAATACTAATCTTGGGGGTGGGATACGATTTTCTTCGCTGGCGTCAAAAAAAATACACCCTGACCAACCATAGAATCATTGTTCAAAGTGGAATCATAAAAAGAAGGAAAAGCTTCATCCATTATGATAAGATACAGGATATTGTGGTTTCACAAAGTCTGGTGGACCGGTTATTTTCTGCAGGGGATATGGAGGTGTTTGGAGGGCATGAGGGCACCACACTTATCTTAGAAGACATTCCGAACCCCATTGAAGTTGAAAACGTGATAAACCGGCTTATGGAAGGGGAAGAGTTTGACTTTACCCGGCCAGAAAAACCCAAAGAACCAAGATCCATAATTGAGGAATACGATAAAAAGTTTAAAAGATGA
- a CDS encoding UPF0280 family protein: protein MAIILVMIKRRIVVEESNILLTTDMENVDLTNFIIKERYGLKSYIQQHPEFLSSLEPLKVENAPPLIEEMARASKLADVGPMAAVAGTISQFCLNYILDQGSRYSIVDNGGDVALKTNRDVTVGLFAGESSLSGRLGFKVKHQITPLGICTSSGTVGHSISFGRSDSVTVFASKASVADAMATSMGNYAIGKDDGDAVQNCLSRAEELRDHFRGVVVIVGESAGTIGKVPKMVETAKKVVLSDLFETY from the coding sequence ATGGCCATAATTTTAGTAATGATCAAAAGACGAATAGTGGTTGAAGAGTCCAACATACTTCTCACCACCGATATGGAGAATGTGGACCTTACTAATTTTATCATTAAGGAACGCTACGGCTTGAAGAGTTATATACAGCAACATCCCGAATTTTTAAGTAGCCTGGAACCTCTGAAAGTTGAGAATGCCCCTCCCCTGATAGAAGAAATGGCTCGTGCCAGTAAACTGGCTGATGTGGGGCCCATGGCCGCAGTGGCTGGTACCATATCCCAGTTCTGCCTTAATTATATTCTGGATCAGGGTTCACGATACAGCATAGTCGATAACGGAGGGGATGTGGCTTTAAAGACCAACCGGGATGTCACGGTTGGTTTGTTTGCCGGGGAATCTTCTTTATCTGGACGTTTAGGTTTCAAAGTAAAGCATCAAATAACCCCCCTGGGGATCTGCACCTCCTCCGGCACGGTGGGACACTCCATTAGCTTTGGAAGATCAGACTCGGTAACTGTTTTTGCCTCTAAGGCCAGTGTAGCCGATGCAATGGCGACTTCTATGGGTAATTATGCCATTGGGAAGGATGATGGGGATGCTGTGCAAAACTGTCTTTCCAGGGCTGAAGAACTTAGGGACCATTTCCGGGGAGTGGTGGTTATCGTTGGTGAATCGGCCGGCACCATTGGCAAGGTACCGAAGATGGTAGAAACTGCCAAAAAGGTGGTTTTAAGTGATCTTTTTGAGACATATTAA
- the glp gene encoding gephyrin-like molybdotransferase Glp, which produces MGKEFLNLTEPEEVKEILGALKLAKNVEYINLQECWGRVLAEDIYSFMDLPPFDRVSMDGYALQAQDTFGASEDEPKVLKMVGRVRAGDIPRYDVLSGCCVEVGTGAPLPPQADAVVMLEYTEISCDEVYVYQGVAPGENIAKQGSDIEKDRLLLKKNTILSPDKIGVLSAMGLEKVPVYSRIKVGIISTGNEIVPSGAELPYGKIYDVNSQSVASAVLSCGCLPFDLQIVRDDFESLKNAINGLVDSDVIITSGGTSAGAGDVLRAVVEELGQVLVHGISIKPGKPTLIGLIGTNEKVLIGLPGYPVAALVVFESLIAPFLRENSCLPIEDPSVVKLRLSRRFHPSRGRTHHLLVKVKGDGAIPILKDSGAITALAEADGFIEIPKNTEILEEGTLVDVRVFNRKFNLL; this is translated from the coding sequence ATGGGAAAAGAGTTCCTGAATCTAACAGAGCCAGAAGAGGTTAAAGAGATTCTGGGCGCACTGAAACTGGCCAAGAACGTGGAATATATTAATTTACAGGAATGTTGGGGTCGGGTTCTGGCTGAAGATATTTACTCTTTTATGGATCTGCCCCCATTTGACCGGGTTAGCATGGACGGGTATGCCCTGCAGGCGCAAGACACCTTCGGAGCGTCAGAGGATGAACCCAAAGTATTGAAAATGGTGGGGAGGGTAAGGGCTGGTGATATCCCCCGATATGATGTTCTAAGTGGATGTTGCGTGGAGGTGGGAACTGGTGCTCCTCTTCCTCCCCAAGCAGATGCGGTGGTGATGTTAGAGTACACCGAAATATCCTGTGATGAAGTATATGTCTACCAGGGAGTAGCTCCTGGTGAAAACATCGCCAAGCAGGGTTCTGATATAGAAAAAGACCGCCTGCTTCTTAAAAAAAATACCATTCTTTCTCCGGATAAAATAGGGGTCTTAAGTGCCATGGGCCTGGAAAAAGTCCCGGTGTATTCCCGAATCAAAGTAGGGATCATATCTACCGGTAATGAAATAGTACCCAGTGGTGCAGAACTGCCTTATGGGAAAATTTATGATGTTAATTCTCAAAGCGTGGCCTCTGCTGTTCTATCATGTGGCTGCCTGCCCTTCGATCTGCAGATAGTCCGAGATGATTTTGAGAGCCTTAAAAATGCTATAAATGGACTAGTTGATTCCGATGTAATTATAACCTCTGGTGGAACCTCTGCCGGTGCAGGGGATGTATTAAGGGCAGTGGTTGAGGAGTTGGGTCAAGTTCTAGTCCACGGTATATCCATTAAACCAGGTAAACCAACTCTAATAGGACTTATAGGCACTAATGAAAAGGTTCTAATAGGACTTCCAGGGTATCCTGTGGCCGCCTTGGTCGTTTTTGAGTCGTTAATAGCACCATTTTTAAGAGAAAACTCATGTTTACCCATTGAAGACCCTTCTGTTGTAAAACTAAGATTGTCCCGTCGGTTCCACCCCTCCCGGGGAAGAACTCACCATTTACTGGTTAAAGTAAAGGGGGATGGTGCTATCCCTATTTTAAAGGATTCCGGAGCTATCACCGCCCTGGCCGAGGCTGATGGTTTTATCGAAATTCCAAAAAACACTGAGATACTGGAAGAAGGTACTCTGGTGGATGTTAGAGTGTTTAATAGGAAATTTAACCTTCTTTAA
- the eif1A gene encoding translation initiation factor eIF-1A, with translation MSIGIGGEYLRRGQGQQTQEVRRVRSPRKGEIPGLVEQIMGHGKLRVRCADGKIRLCRIPGKMKKRIWIREGDVVLIKPWAFQSDEKADVVWRYTRTEANWLERRGKLKL, from the coding sequence ATGTCGATAGGAATTGGAGGAGAGTATTTGAGAAGAGGACAAGGCCAACAAACTCAGGAAGTTCGGAGAGTCCGGTCTCCCCGTAAAGGTGAGATACCTGGATTGGTAGAGCAGATTATGGGGCACGGAAAGCTAAGAGTAAGATGTGCCGATGGAAAAATACGGTTATGCCGAATTCCAGGTAAAATGAAAAAGAGGATATGGATTAGAGAGGGAGACGTGGTTCTGATAAAACCTTGGGCTTTTCAGAGTGATGAAAAGGCCGATGTCGTGTGGAGATATACTCGTACCGAAGCTAACTGGCTAGAACGCCGGGGAAAACTTAAGCTCTAG
- a CDS encoding serine protein kinase RIO, whose product MDSKISKADYDLQKMREIKRLKSVEDKRTGSEVFDRLTLETLYKLAKQGYINLLKGAISTGKEANVFKGVDDQGNLVAVKIYRVSTSDFKKMQYYIQGDPRFKVNTSNKRQMIKTWVMKEFRNLKRAEEAGIPVPHPIIAKNNVLVMEFIGDSQGNPSPLMRETEVANPKKMVNDIVDIVAKLYNDAKIVHGDLSSFNILIREDNPVIIDVSQAVVRDHPLALELLKRDIENLIRDFKKLGINISIDEIKSKIMDVKG is encoded by the coding sequence ATGGATTCAAAAATTTCGAAAGCAGATTATGATCTGCAGAAAATGAGGGAGATTAAGCGTCTTAAAAGTGTTGAGGATAAAAGAACTGGAAGTGAAGTCTTCGATCGGCTAACCCTGGAAACTCTCTACAAGTTAGCCAAACAGGGTTATATAAACCTTTTAAAGGGTGCCATAAGTACTGGAAAGGAGGCTAACGTTTTCAAAGGTGTTGATGATCAGGGTAACCTAGTGGCGGTTAAGATTTATCGGGTTAGTACCTCTGATTTTAAGAAAATGCAGTACTACATACAGGGGGATCCCCGTTTCAAAGTTAACACTTCCAATAAACGCCAAATGATTAAAACCTGGGTTATGAAAGAATTCAGGAATCTGAAAAGGGCTGAAGAAGCAGGAATCCCGGTTCCACACCCCATCATCGCCAAAAACAATGTTCTGGTCATGGAATTCATAGGTGATTCCCAAGGAAATCCCTCTCCACTCATGAGAGAAACAGAAGTAGCTAACCCTAAAAAAATGGTCAATGATATTGTGGATATTGTTGCTAAACTTTATAACGATGCAAAAATTGTTCACGGTGATTTATCAAGCTTCAACATTCTCATCAGAGAAGATAACCCCGTCATTATCGATGTTTCCCAGGCAGTGGTCCGGGATCATCCTTTGGCTTTGGAGCTTTTAAAACGCGATATAGAGAACTTGATTAGAGATTTTAAGAAACTAGGTATAAATATATCCATAGATGAGATTAAAAGTAAAATTATGGATGTAAAAGGATAG